The genomic region ACTCGGGGCACCTGAGCAACTTGAAGTGGACGAGGCGTTGGCGGAGGATCTGTTCTATGCGCTGGGTGAGGAGTCTGTCATTCCGGTTGGAAGTGGAGTGGTCATCCATGATAAGGAACAACACCGCATTCATATTTTGATTGGGGAAGAAGAGTTAACGTTTGTGCCATTAATTTAGTATGTGTACATGCCAATTTCGGGGGGATAAGATGGAGAATGAATTCTTCTCAAAGCCTTACGGTTATTGGTTCTATGGCATGTAGTTGATTGGATTTTGCAGCTTGTCCGTGGTAAGATGTTAGTCGTGAAATGGGCCAACCGCATGGCGGTGAGCCTGGCCTTTGAGGTTGCTGTGAATCGCACCGAAGGTCTCGATGGTTATACGGACGGATGTCGTCTGTAAGGTACCATCTTATGGGGAGGAAGATAACGCATGGTTTTTTCGCAAGAGGAAGTCGAAGCTCATCTGGGGAGGCTGGAAGGCTGGGAACTGGAAGAGGGACGGTGGATTGTACGTAAATTCGTGTTTTCCAACTACATGAAAGGGATTGCATTTGTGGATGAGGTCGCTGCGATCTCGGAAGCATTCAATCATCATCCTTTTATTACGATTGATTATACAACGGTTACGCTGCGTCTCACGTCATGGGATGCGGGTGGTATTACATCTGTAGATATCAAGGAAGCAGGACAATATAACGAAGCTTATGACAAAATGAGGTCCGAATAACGAGATTGGTTATTATGGCGCGGCCGGAAGTGAGTGAACCATACATGTCAGACTATAATCAGAAACAACCTCTTATTGCTGTCGTAGGCAGTCTCAATATGGATCTCGTGGTGAAGACAGATACGATTCCGGAAGAGGGAGAGACGGTGAGCGGTGAGGAGCTGCATTATCTCGCTGGTGGCAAAGGCGCAAACCAAGCTGTTGCCGCTGCGCGTCTGGGTGGACAGACCGCGATGAT from Paenibacillus sp. FSL R5-0341 harbors:
- a CDS encoding 4a-hydroxytetrahydrobiopterin dehydratase, yielding MVFSQEEVEAHLGRLEGWELEEGRWIVRKFVFSNYMKGIAFVDEVAAISEAFNHHPFITIDYTTVTLRLTSWDAGGITSVDIKEAGQYNEAYDKMRSE